The DNA region AGTTCCTCGCCGCGCGCGTTGAAGTTCACCGGCACGTGCACCAGCCCGGCTCGCGCGCAGCCGAGGTACAGCAACAGGTACGCGTCGGAGTTCTTGCCGAAGGCCGCGACCCGGTCGCCGTGGACGAGCCCGCGATCGAGCAGCTTGGCCGCGACCCGGCCCGCCGCGCGGTCGAGCTCCGCGTACGTCCACACGCGATCGGCGAAGGTGAGGGCGACCCGGCCCGGGACGCGGCGCGCGCTCCGCTCCAGGACACGGCCGACGGTGCTGGGGTAGCCGGGAACGGTCATCGCGGCGGTCTCCTTCGTCCGGGCGTGGCGTTCTCACAGTAACCTCGTCCGCATGGCCAATCCCACCGGAGAGCAGTTCGAGATCACCCGCGGCAACGCGCGAGCCGTCGTCACCGAGATCGGTGCCGGGTTGCGCGCGTTCGAGGTCGGCGGGGTGCCCTACGTCGAGGCGTTCGCCGAGGACGAGAAGCCGCCGAAGGGTGCCGGGCAGGTGCTGCTGCCCTGGCCGAACCGCACCAAGGGCGGCCAGTGGGACTACCAGGGCGAGAAGCAGCAGCTCCCGATCACCGAAGAGGCGCGCGGCAACGCGATCCACGGCCTGACCCGGCACGAGGAGTGGGAGCTTCTCGAACACGCCGAGTCGTCGATCACCCTGGCCATCGACGTCCCGGCGCAGGAAGGGTGGCCGGTGCCGCTGCGCGCGACGATCACCTACGAGATCTCGCCGCGTGAACTGGTCGTGACGCACGAGATCCGCAACGAGGGCGAGAGCCCCATCGGTGTCGGGCTCGGCACGCACCCGTATTTCCGCATCGGCGACGCGCCCACCGACGAGCTGACCCTGACGCTGCCCGCGAGCCGGGTCCGGCCGTATCTCGGTGACGAGCAGATGCCGTACGCCGACGAACAGGACGTCGAGGGGACCGAGTACGACTTCCGGCCCGGCAAGCTGCTCGAAGGCGTCGACCTGGACACGGCGTTCGGCGGGCTGAGCGTCGCCGAGGACGGCAACCACCACCACGTCCTTTCGCATGGGGACCGGGAACTGCTGGTCTGGGCCGGGCCGGATTTCCGCTGGGCGCAGGTGTTCACGCCGGACGACCTGGTCGGCCGCGGCCGGGCGGTGGCGATCGAGCCGATGACGTGCCCCGCCGACGCGCTGAACACCGGCACCGATCTGATCGACCTGGAGCCCGCGTCGTCGTGGACCGGGAGCTGGGGAATCCGGGTGCGCTGAGATGCCGGTTCTGCGCCTGGGGCCCGCGGACGCGGGTGAGGTGCTCACGTTGCAGCGCGCGGCGTACGTCCCGGAGGCCAGGGCGCACGAGAACATCGACCTCCCGCCGCTGACGGAGACCTTCGAGCAGGCCAAGGCCGCGCTGGCTGATCCCGCGTGTTCCACCTGGGGCATCAGGGAATCCGGGCGGCTGGTGGCGAGTGTCCGGATCGTCGTGGACGGCGACGCCGGTCTCGTCGGCAGGCTCATCGTCGCCCCGGACAGGCAGGGACACGGGCTCGGCAGCTCCTTGCTGCTCGCCGCCGAAGCGGCCGCGCCGCCTTCGGTGACCGTGTTCCGCCTGTTCACCGGGGAGCGGAGCGCCGGTCCGCTGCGGATGTACCGGAAGCTCGGCTACGTCGAGACGCATCGCACTCCCGAGAAGCACTACGAACTGGTCCATTTCGAAAAGCCCCGCGTGCGGACCGGTGGCCCAGTTCGTTAGCGTGTCAAAGTATGTCTGACAAAGCACAGGTCAAGGCCATCGTCGGTGGTTACGTCGTCCCGGTCGACGGTGATCCCATCGACGGCGGCACGGTCCTCATCGAGAACGGGAAGATCGCGGCGGTCGGCGCGGACGCCGAGGTCGACGTCCCCGACGACGCCGAACTGATCGACGCCGCGGGCAGCTGGGTGCTGCCCGGGTTCATCGACGCGCACGCCCACCTCGGCGTCCACGAAGACGGCGAAGGCTGGTCCGGGAACGACACCAACGAGATGACCGACCCGAACGGCGCGCGGTTCCGCGCGATCGACGGGATCGACCCGTACGAGCCCGGCTTCGACGACGCGCTCGCGGGCGGCGTCACCAGCGTCGTCATCAAGCCCGGCTCGGGGAACCCCATCGGCGGGCAGACGATCGGTGTCAAGACCTGGGGCCGGACCGTGCTCGACATGATCTTCGCCGAGGGTGTCAGCGTGAAGAGCGCGCTCGGCGAGAACCCGAAGCGCGTGTACGGCGAGAAGAAGCAGACGCCGTCGACCAGGCTCGGCGTCGCGTCGACCATCCGTGACGCCTTCACCGCCGCGCGCAACTACGCCGCCCAGCGCGAGCACGCCGCCGGCGAGGGCAAGCCGTTCGACGTCGACCTCACCAAGGAGACGCTGGCGAAGGTCCTCGACGGGGAGCTGTACTGGGACCAGCACGTCCACCGCGCCGACGACATGGTCACCGCGATCCGGCTGGCCGACGAGTTCGGCTACAAACTGGTGATCAACCACGGCACCGAAGGACATCTGATCGCGGACCTGCTCGCCGAGCGGGGCGTGCCGGTGATCCTCGGGCCGCTGTTCACCACCAAGTCCAAAGTGGAGCTGCGCAACCGCACCCTGCGCGCCCCCGGCATCCTCGCCAGGGCGGGCGTGAAGATCGCGATCACCACGGACCACCCGGTCGTGCCGATCAACTTCCTGGTGTACCAGGCCGCGCTGTCGGTGAAGGACGGCCTCGACCCGGAGACCGCGCTGAAGGCGCTGACCGTCAACCCGGCCGCGATGCTGGACCTCGACGACCAGGTCGGCTCGCTGAAGCCGGGCCTCGACGCCGACGTGGTCATCTGGTCGGGCGACCCGCTGGACGTGATGAACCGGGCGATGCGCGTGTTCGTGCGCGGTCGTGAGGTCTACCACTTCGACGAGGAGACCGGGGTCGGCGTCACCGAGGAACGCCGGTACCGCGAGGCCTGACCGGCCGGCTCGTGAGTGGCAAGGACGGTTCTAACCGTCCCTGCCAGTCACGAGGGCGTCAGCCTTTCCGCAGTTCCCGCGCGATCACCATGCGCTGGATCTGGTTCGTGCCCTCGAAGATCTGCGGCACCTTCGCCTCCCGCATGTACCGCTCCACCGGGAAGTCCTTCGTGTATCCGGCGCCGCCGAGGACCTGCACGGCGTCGGTGGTCACCTTCATCGCGCCGTCGGTCGCGACGAGCTTCGCGATGGACGCCTGCCGCTGGAACGGCAGCCCGCGGTCACGGCGCCGGGCCGCGTCGAGGTACATCGCCCGCGAGGTCTCGACGGTCGCGGCCATGTCGGCCAGCAGGAATTCCAGGCCCTGGAACTCGATGATCGGCCGTCCGAACTGTGTGCGGCCCTTCGCGTATTCGAGCGCCTCGTCCAGCGCGGCCTGCGCGAGCCCGACGGCGCAGGCGGCGATGCCCAGCCGCCCGGAGCTGAGCGACGACAGCGCGATCTTCAGCCCCTGGCCCTCTTCGCCGATCCGCCGGTCGGCGTCGACGGCGGCGTCCTCGAACATCAGCTGCGCCGTGGTCGACCCGGTGAGGCCCATCTTCCGCTCGGGCGGCGCGGCCGAGAGGCCCGGCGTCGCCGCGTCGACGAGCAGGCAGGAGATGCCCTGCCCGCCGTCGTCGCTGGTGCGCACCATCGTCGTGTAGAAGTCGGCCTCACCCGCATGGGTGATCCACGCCTTCGTGCCGTTCACGACGTACTGGTCGCCGTCGAGCCGCGCGCGGGTGGACAACGCGGCAGCGTCGGAGCCGGCGTGGGTCTCCGAGAGCGCGTACGCGCCCAGCAGGCCGCCTTCGAGCATCGCGGGCAGCCAGCGGTCGCGCTGCTCGTCGGTGCCGTGGTGTGCCAGCGCGAAGCAGGACATCGTGTGCACGGAAAGCCCTACGCCCACCGACATCCACGCCGCGGCAATCTCCTCCAGGACCTGCAGGTAGACCTCGTACGGCAGCTCGCCGCCACCCCAGCGCTCCGCATACGGCAGGCCGAGGAGCCCGGCCTGTCCGAGCAGCCGGAACTGCTCGCGCGGGAAATGCGCGGTCTCCTCGTACTTGCTCGCGATCGGGGCGAGTTCCTCGCGCGCGATCTCCTTGGCCAGGTCGATCAGGTCCTGGGCCTCGGTGCTGGGCAGCAGACGGTCCGCCGGCATGGCTCCTCCGAGCTGAGCGGTACTAAAAACAGTACTGTGGGCTGATTCAGCGTACAGTAGACGGCGCTGGGGGTACACCGTTCGCGTAGGGGATAGTGATCCGATGACCTCGCGCCGCCAGCCCACCGCGCGTCAGAGAGCGCTGCTCTCGGAACTCGAAGCGCTCTTTCTCGCCGAAGGGTTCTCCCAGTTCACGCTGGACGACCTGGCCGCGAGGCTCCGCTGCTCGAAGTCGACCCTCTACGCGCTCGCCCCCAGCAAGGAGCAGCTGGCGGTCAAGGTCGTCACCCACTTTTTCAAGGGCGCCGCCGACCTGCTGGAGGAGCGGATCGCCGGGATCGACGACGCCCGCAAGATCCTCGGCGAGTACCTCGCCGGCATCTCCGAATACCTGAATCGCGCCTCGGCCGCTTTCATGACCGACATCGCCGAATTCGCGCCGGCGCGGGACGCGTATCAGCTCAACAGCCGCGCCGCGGCCGCCCGGATCCGGTCGTTCATCGATCGCGGCGTCACCGACGGTGTTTTCCGTGAGGTGCACGCGCGGCTGATCGCGGAAATGGCGGGACTGATCATCGAGGGAATCCAGACCGGGGTGATCGGGCAGCGCACCGGGGTGACCGACGCCGAAGCGTTCACCGCGCTTTCGGAACTTCTCCTTGGCGGCATCGCGACAAAAAATGTCCTGAACTGACAATTATGGTGGTGGAACCACCGTCTCGGCTAGCATCGCGCCCGTGATCGTGGTGGGTGGAGAGGCGCTGGTCGACCTCGTTCCTGGTGAACCGTTGGATTCCACTGTGGACGGTGGGTTGCGCGCGCTGCTGCCCCGGATGGGTGGTGGTCCCTACAACGTCGCGCTCGCCGCCGGGCGGCTCGGCGTCCCGACGGGCTTCCTTTCGCGCGTCTCGAACGACCGCTTCGGTGTCGCGCTGGTGGACCGGCTGCACGCCTCCGGGGTCGGCACCGCGTTGCTGCAGCGGGGAAACGAGCCGACGACGCTCGCCGTGGTCGCGCTCGACGACAAGGGCTCCGCCCGGTACACCTTCTACACCGAGGGCACCGCGGACCGGCTCGTCGCCGACCCCGGCCCGCTCCCCGAAGATGTGACGGCGCTCTCCCTCGGCACCCTCGGCATGGTCCTGGAGCCGGGCGCGAGCACCTACGAAACGCTGTTGCGCCGCGAATCCGCGCGCGGCGTGCTGACCGTGCTCGATCCGAACATCCGTGCGGCGCTGATCGAGGATCCGGCGGCCTACCGGGCGCGGTTCGAGTCCTGGCTGCCGCATATCCGCCTGCTCAAGATCTCCGACGACGACACGGAATGGCTCGCCGAAGGCGCCGACCCGGTCGACGCGGCAAAGGTCTGGACCTCTTGCGGAGTCGATGCCGTCGTGCTCACCCGCGGCGCGCAGGGGTTGTCCGTCATCACACGAGCGGGCGAAATCGCGCAGGTCCCGTCACGCCGGGTCGACGTCGTCGACACGATCGGCGCCGGTGACACCGTGCAAGGCGCCCTGCTGGCGTGGCTGTACTCGAACGGGGTGCGCGACCTGTCCACTCTCGACGCCGACGGCTGGCGTGCGGCGCTCGAATTCGCGGCGAAAGCGGCGTCGATCACCGTCTCACGGAGCGGGGCGGAACCGCCGACGGCCGAAGATATGGCTTCCGCTGTGTGAACCTGGTCCCAAAGGGGCTGTTGTGAGCAACTCACCCGCTGCGCGTTGACCCCATTCTCGACTAGCGTAGAGGGGAATTCATACCCCAGCGGGGCGGTGTGCAGCGAGGCCGTGGGTCACGCGCGTGAAAGAGGGCGTACCTGTGGAACCTACAGGCGCCGCCGGCCCGTGCTGAACGTGAGAGGGACTTACATGTCCGACGCGACGACGGCTGCGGGGCAGTCCGGCGAGACCGCGACGCTGCGCCTGCCCAACGGCGAGCACGAGTTCAAGGTGATCCACCCGGTCGAGGGCGCGCCTGGCATCGAGCTGGGGAAGCTGCTGGCGACCACCGGGTACATCACCCACGACCCGGGGTTCGTGAACACCGGCGCCGCGTCCTCGGCCATCACCTACATCGACGGTGACGCCGGCATCCTGCGCTACCGCGGGTACCCGATCGAGCAGCTGGCCGAGAAGTCGACCTTCATCGAGGTCTCGTACCTGCTCATCTACGGCGAGCTGCCCACCCAGACGCAGCTGTCGGAGTTCACCGAGAAGATCCAGCGCCACACCCTGCTGCACGAAGACCTGAAGGCCTTCTTCAGCGGCTTCCCGCGCGACGCGCACCCGATGCCGGTGCTGTCCAGCGCCGTATCCGCGCTGTCGACCTTCTACCAGGACTCGCTCAACCCGTTCGACGAACCGAACGTCGAGCTGTCCACCATCCGCCTGCTGGCCAAGGTCCCGACCCTGGCCGCGTACGCGTACAAGAAGTCCGTCGGCCAGCCGCTGCTGTACCCGGACAACTCGCTCGGCCTGGTCGAGAACTTCCTGCGGATGACCTTCGGCTTCCCGGCCGAGCCCTACGAGGTCGACCCGGACGTCGCCAAGGCGCTCGACCTGCTGTTCATCCTGCACGCCGACCACGAGCAGAACTGCTCCACCTCGACCGTGCGCCTCGTCGGCTCCTCCGAGGCGAACCTGTTCGCCTCGATCTCGGCGGGCATCAACGCGCTGTTCGGCCCGCTGCACGGTGGCGCCAACAGCGCGGTCCTGGACATGCTCGAGGGCATCCAGGCCGAGGGCGGCGACGTCGCGAACTTCGTCCAGCGCGTGAAGAACAAGGAAAAGGGTGTCCGCCTGATGGGCTTCGGGCACCGGGTCTACAAGAACTACGACCCGCGCGCGAAGATCATCAAGAACACCGCGGACGAGATCCTCTCCAAGCTCAAGGGCGGCGACCAGCTGCTCGACATCGCGAAGAAGCTGGAAGAGACCGCGCTCTCGGACGACTACTTCATCGAGCGGAAGCTGTACCCGAACGTCGACTTCTACACCGGCCTGATCTACCGGGCGCTCGGCTTCCCGACGAAGTACTTCACCGTGCTGTTCGCGCTCGGCCGTCTCCCGGGCTGGATCGCGCACTGGCGCGAGATGATCCAGGACCCGGCCACCAAGATCGGCCGCCCGCGGCAGATCTACACCGGCTACGCGTCGCGGGACTACGCGCCCATCTCGGAGCGCTGACCTCCCTTCCGCAAGTGCGATGAAGGACGCTTTCACGGCGAATTTCGCCATGAAAGCGTCCTTCATCGCATCCGGGCATGCAGGGGGAGGCGAGGGCGCTTAGGGTTTCGGGAGTGACCAGAGAAGCCCCGGTAGTGCTGTGGTTCCGCCGCGACCTTCGCCTCGGTGACCACGCCGCCCTCCTGGAGGCCTCGAAGCACAGCAAGCACGTGCTCGCGCTGTACGTCCTCGACGACGCGCTCCTCAAACCCTCCGGCGCCCCGCGCGTCGCGTTCCTGCACGGCTGCCTGAAGGCGCTGGACGACCAGCTCGGCGGCCGCCTGATGCTCGTCAAAGGCGACCCGGTCGAGGAGGTCGTCAAAGCCGCTCGCGAGGTCGGCGCCGCGACCGTGCACGTCAGCGCCGACACCGGACCGTACGGCCGCCGCCGCGACGACGAGGTCAAGAAGGCGTTGGCGGAGCACGACATCGCCTGGGTTGAGACAGGTTCGTCGTACGCGATCACGCCCGGCCGCATCACCAAACCGGATGATGACCCGTATCGCGTGTTCACCCCGTTCTACCGCGCGTGGGTGCGCCACGGCTGGCCGCGTCCCGCCGGCACCGGCAAGTCCATTGTGGACTGGGTGGAGCCGCCGCGTTCGGTCAAGCTCCCGAAATCCCCTTCGCTCAAAGGGATGGAGCTGCCGGAACCTGGCGAGAAGGCGGCGTTGAAGCGCTGGCACGAGTTCCTGGACGACGGCCTCGAAACCTACGACGAGGATCGTGACCGTCCCGATCGACCCGGTACGACAAGGCTTTCGCCGTATCTGCGCTGGGGTTGCGTCCATCCGCGCACCCTGCTGGCCGACCTCGCCGGGAACGAGGGCGCCGGCGCCAAGGCGCTGCGGGGAGAGTTCGCCTGGCGCGAGTTCCACGCCGACGTCCTGTGGCACCGCCCCGAAACCGCGCGGAAGAACTACGATTCCCGGTTCGACGCCATGGAATACGAGAGCGACGACGAGGCCTTCCGGCGGTGGTGCGAGGGCCGCACCGGGTTCCCGATCGTCGACGCCGGGATGCGCCAGCTGCTCGCCGAGGGCTGGATGCACAACCGCGTCCGGATGATCGTGGCGAGTTTCCTGGTCAAGGACCTGCATCTGCCGTGGTGGCTCGGCGCGCGGCATTTCATGAAGCATCTGGTCGACGGCGATCTCGCGTCGAACCAGCTGAACTGGCAGTGGGTCGCGGGCAGCGGCACCGACGCCGCGCCCTACTTCCGGATCTTCAACCCGACCACGCAGGGGGAGAAGTTCGACCCCGCCGGTGACTACGTCCGCCGCTACGTCCCGAACTCCGGTCCGTGCAGGGCAAAGCCGTGCACAAACCGGAGGACGTCGAGGACTATCCGGCACCGATGGTCGACCACGCGCACGAACGTCAGGTCGCCCTTGAGCGCTACGGCGCCATCAAAGGTTAGCCGCGCAGGGCTTCCGAAAGCTTGATCCGGCTGCCCACCCGCAGGACACTGTTCTGGTAGATCCGCGCGCCCAGCCAGGTGAAGAGGGCGATGGCGCCCACGGTCAAGCCCAGCGACGCCACGATCTCCCAAACCTCGACGGTGCCCGCCGCGATCCGCGCGGGCATCAGCACCGGGGACAGCAGCGGCACCAGGGAAAGCACCTTCGTCCCCGTGCCTTCCGGTGCCTGTGCCAGCAGGTTGAAGCCGACGACGAAGCCGAGGATCAGCACGATGTTGACCGGCCCGATCACCGACTGGGTGTCCTCCTGCCGGGAGACCAGCGAACCCATGGCGCCGTAGACGGTGGCGTACAACAGGAACCCGAGCAGGTACCACACCACACCCCACAGCAGGGCGCTCGTCGCGACACCGGACAGCGTCAGCACGTCGGTCGCCGAAGCGACGACGAACCCGGCGCCGCCGATGATCACCAGCTGGGTCAGCCCGACCAGGCCGAGCCCGATCACCTTGCCCAGCAACAGATGCCACGGCCGCACCGTGGACAGCAGGATCTCCACCACCCGGCTGGACTTCTCTTCGACCACACCCTGCGCGACCAGCGTCCCGTAGGTCACGATGCTCATGTACAGCAGCACCGCCACGATCAGCCCGATCACCATCCGCTGCGATTTCTCGGGGTCCGGCGGTTTGATCGAGTCGACCTCGACCTGCGTCTGGTGGACCGTGCGCATCACCTCGTCTGGCGTCTTCTGCGCCTCGGAAAGGATGCCGTTCAACACTTCCTGCTGGGAAACGCCGTTCAGCAGCGCACGCAGCTTGGTGTCCAATTCGGACTTGACGAGCACCTTCAGCTCGGTGGCGTTGCCGGACAGCAGCGCGTCGAGATCGCCGTTCTCGACCTGCGACCGGCCCTGCGCCGGATCGGCGACGGTGACGGTCTCGATCTTTTCGCCGATGGCCTCGCCCGCGGTCTTGAGCTGCTGCGCGATCCCGGCGGTCTGGCCGGTGAGGCCGACCTTGCTCTTGTCCTCGTTGCTGATCAGCGTGGACTGCAGCAGGACGTAGCCCATGAGCATGACCAGCAGCACGGCGGTGCCGACCACGAAGGACCTGGTGCGCAGCCGGGTGTTCAGCTCGCGTTTGGCGATGAGCCAGACCGCGCGCCATGAGGAAACGGTGTTCATGCGGAAACTCCCTGTGCCGCCGGCTTCTCGGCGACCGCGTCGCGGAAGAGCTCGGTCAGCGAACGCCTGCGTTTGGTGAACTCGGTGACCGGCCCGGTGGCCAGCGCCGCGGCGAGCACGGCCTGATCGTCGGCTCCCGCTTCGAGTTCGAGGATCGTCGTCTGGCCGTTCTGCTCGACCGTCCGGACACCGGGGACGGCCGAAGCCCAGCCGGGTGCGGCGCCCGGCGCGGTGACGACGAGCCCGTTGCCCGCGCCCGCGGTCAGCTCCCCGACGGTGCCGGAGGCGACCATCCGTCCACTTCGGATGATGCCGACCCGGTCGCACAGCCGCTCGACCAGATCCAGCTGGTGACTGGAGAACACCACCGGCACACCGGTCGCGGCCTTCTCCCGCAGCACCCCGCTCATCACGTCCACGGCCAGCGGGTCGAGGCCGGAGAACGGTTCGTCCAGCACGAGCACCTTCGGGTCGTGCACCAGCGCGGCGGCGAGCTGCACGCGCTGCTGGTTGCCGAGGCTCAGCTTCTGCACCTCGTCCTTGCGCCGTTCGGTCAGCCCGAGCCGGGCGATCCAGTTCTCGGCGCTGCGGTGGGCGTCGTTGGCCGACATCCCGTGCAGCTCGGCGAGATAGACCAGCTGCTCCAGCACCTTCATCTTCGGGTACAGCCCGCGTTCCTCCGGCATGTACCCGATATGCGTGCGGGTCTCGTGGGTGATCGGGGCGCCGCCGAAGCGCACCTGGCCGGAGTCGGCCGCCAGCACCCCGAGCACGATCCGCATCGTGGTGGTCTTGCCCGCGCCGTTGCTGCCGACGAAGCCGAACAGCTCACCGGGCTGGACCTCGAAGCTCACCTCGTCCAGCGCCACCTTCGCGCCGTAGCGCTTGGAGATCTTGTCGATCTCCAGCTTCCCCTCGCTCATTTCCACTTCCCCTCCTCGAAATACCGCACCAGCGCCGCGAATCCCCGATGGACGCCGGAAACCGTGCGGTTCCGTTCGATCAGCCCGTCCAGCTTGACGTTGCTCACCACCGAGGTGGCCCGATACACCAGGACCGCCCGGCCCGCGCCGGCGAGGACCCCACCCGCCACCAGCACGACGGCGACGACGCCGATGGACATCTTGTGCCGCTTCTTGTCCCCGGTCATGCCGGAGCCACCCCTCGAAGTCTTCAGGGTCGTCGTCCGGCAGCCGCCACGCGAGCCACAGCGCCGGTAGCGACGTCCCGAAGACGAACAACGCCGCTGTCATCGCGGACAGCAGCGAACCGGAATCCGGTTGCCCTGCCGCGTAAAGCCCGTACCCGAGATCCACCAGCATCAGCACGCAGATCCCCTGGAACGCAGCGTAGTGTGCGCGGTTTCGCAGCAGCAGTTCGCGTTCGTCGAGATCCTTCGCGGCGGAGCCGGGTCTGCCGACGGCCTTGCGCAGCACCGCCGCGGTGCCGACACAGAGACACAGCCCCGGCCCCATCAGGCCGACCGCGAACCACAACGTCGGCTCGCGCAGCAGCGCGGCACCGGCGATCACGACCAGATGGCCGATC from Amycolatopsis sp. EV170708-02-1 includes:
- a CDS encoding amidohydrolase: MSDKAQVKAIVGGYVVPVDGDPIDGGTVLIENGKIAAVGADAEVDVPDDAELIDAAGSWVLPGFIDAHAHLGVHEDGEGWSGNDTNEMTDPNGARFRAIDGIDPYEPGFDDALAGGVTSVVIKPGSGNPIGGQTIGVKTWGRTVLDMIFAEGVSVKSALGENPKRVYGEKKQTPSTRLGVASTIRDAFTAARNYAAQREHAAGEGKPFDVDLTKETLAKVLDGELYWDQHVHRADDMVTAIRLADEFGYKLVINHGTEGHLIADLLAERGVPVILGPLFTTKSKVELRNRTLRAPGILARAGVKIAITTDHPVVPINFLVYQAALSVKDGLDPETALKALTVNPAAMLDLDDQVGSLKPGLDADVVIWSGDPLDVMNRAMRVFVRGREVYHFDEETGVGVTEERRYREA
- a CDS encoding aldose 1-epimerase family protein codes for the protein MANPTGEQFEITRGNARAVVTEIGAGLRAFEVGGVPYVEAFAEDEKPPKGAGQVLLPWPNRTKGGQWDYQGEKQQLPITEEARGNAIHGLTRHEEWELLEHAESSITLAIDVPAQEGWPVPLRATITYEISPRELVVTHEIRNEGESPIGVGLGTHPYFRIGDAPTDELTLTLPASRVRPYLGDEQMPYADEQDVEGTEYDFRPGKLLEGVDLDTAFGGLSVAEDGNHHHVLSHGDRELLVWAGPDFRWAQVFTPDDLVGRGRAVAIEPMTCPADALNTGTDLIDLEPASSWTGSWGIRVR
- a CDS encoding ABC transporter ATP-binding protein, with the translated sequence MSEGKLEIDKISKRYGAKVALDEVSFEVQPGELFGFVGSNGAGKTTTMRIVLGVLAADSGQVRFGGAPITHETRTHIGYMPEERGLYPKMKVLEQLVYLAELHGMSANDAHRSAENWIARLGLTERRKDEVQKLSLGNQQRVQLAAALVHDPKVLVLDEPFSGLDPLAVDVMSGVLREKAATGVPVVFSSHQLDLVERLCDRVGIIRSGRMVASGTVGELTAGAGNGLVVTAPGAAPGWASAVPGVRTVEQNGQTTILELEAGADDQAVLAAALATGPVTEFTKRRRSLTELFRDAVAEKPAAQGVSA
- a CDS encoding GNAT family N-acetyltransferase, which translates into the protein MPVLRLGPADAGEVLTLQRAAYVPEARAHENIDLPPLTETFEQAKAALADPACSTWGIRESGRLVASVRIVVDGDAGLVGRLIVAPDRQGHGLGSSLLLAAEAAAPPSVTVFRLFTGERSAGPLRMYRKLGYVETHRTPEKHYELVHFEKPRVRTGGPVR
- a CDS encoding ABC transporter permease, which encodes MNTVSSWRAVWLIAKRELNTRLRTRSFVVGTAVLLVMLMGYVLLQSTLISNEDKSKVGLTGQTAGIAQQLKTAGEAIGEKIETVTVADPAQGRSQVENGDLDALLSGNATELKVLVKSELDTKLRALLNGVSQQEVLNGILSEAQKTPDEVMRTVHQTQVEVDSIKPPDPEKSQRMVIGLIVAVLLYMSIVTYGTLVAQGVVEEKSSRVVEILLSTVRPWHLLLGKVIGLGLVGLTQLVIIGGAGFVVASATDVLTLSGVATSALLWGVVWYLLGFLLYATVYGAMGSLVSRQEDTQSVIGPVNIVLILGFVVGFNLLAQAPEGTGTKVLSLVPLLSPVLMPARIAAGTVEVWEIVASLGLTVGAIALFTWLGARIYQNSVLRVGSRIKLSEALRG
- a CDS encoding acyl-CoA dehydrogenase family protein: MPADRLLPSTEAQDLIDLAKEIAREELAPIASKYEETAHFPREQFRLLGQAGLLGLPYAERWGGGELPYEVYLQVLEEIAAAWMSVGVGLSVHTMSCFALAHHGTDEQRDRWLPAMLEGGLLGAYALSETHAGSDAAALSTRARLDGDQYVVNGTKAWITHAGEADFYTTMVRTSDDGGQGISCLLVDAATPGLSAAPPERKMGLTGSTTAQLMFEDAAVDADRRIGEEGQGLKIALSSLSSGRLGIAACAVGLAQAALDEALEYAKGRTQFGRPIIEFQGLEFLLADMAATVETSRAMYLDAARRRDRGLPFQRQASIAKLVATDGAMKVTTDAVQVLGGAGYTKDFPVERYMREAKVPQIFEGTNQIQRMVIARELRKG
- a CDS encoding TetR/AcrR family transcriptional regulator, with amino-acid sequence MTSRRQPTARQRALLSELEALFLAEGFSQFTLDDLAARLRCSKSTLYALAPSKEQLAVKVVTHFFKGAADLLEERIAGIDDARKILGEYLAGISEYLNRASAAFMTDIAEFAPARDAYQLNSRAAAARIRSFIDRGVTDGVFREVHARLIAEMAGLIIEGIQTGVIGQRTGVTDAEAFTALSELLLGGIATKNVLN
- a CDS encoding citrate synthase — its product is MSDATTAAGQSGETATLRLPNGEHEFKVIHPVEGAPGIELGKLLATTGYITHDPGFVNTGAASSAITYIDGDAGILRYRGYPIEQLAEKSTFIEVSYLLIYGELPTQTQLSEFTEKIQRHTLLHEDLKAFFSGFPRDAHPMPVLSSAVSALSTFYQDSLNPFDEPNVELSTIRLLAKVPTLAAYAYKKSVGQPLLYPDNSLGLVENFLRMTFGFPAEPYEVDPDVAKALDLLFILHADHEQNCSTSTVRLVGSSEANLFASISAGINALFGPLHGGANSAVLDMLEGIQAEGGDVANFVQRVKNKEKGVRLMGFGHRVYKNYDPRAKIIKNTADEILSKLKGGDQLLDIAKKLEETALSDDYFIERKLYPNVDFYTGLIYRALGFPTKYFTVLFALGRLPGWIAHWREMIQDPATKIGRPRQIYTGYASRDYAPISER
- a CDS encoding carbohydrate kinase produces the protein MIVVGGEALVDLVPGEPLDSTVDGGLRALLPRMGGGPYNVALAAGRLGVPTGFLSRVSNDRFGVALVDRLHASGVGTALLQRGNEPTTLAVVALDDKGSARYTFYTEGTADRLVADPGPLPEDVTALSLGTLGMVLEPGASTYETLLRRESARGVLTVLDPNIRAALIEDPAAYRARFESWLPHIRLLKISDDDTEWLAEGADPVDAAKVWTSCGVDAVVLTRGAQGLSVITRAGEIAQVPSRRVDVVDTIGAGDTVQGALLAWLYSNGVRDLSTLDADGWRAALEFAAKAASITVSRSGAEPPTAEDMASAV